The Candoia aspera isolate rCanAsp1 chromosome 6, rCanAsp1.hap2, whole genome shotgun sequence genome has a segment encoding these proteins:
- the ZDHHC19 gene encoding palmitoyltransferase ZDHHC19, which translates to MAPSGDGAPSLFSGLFASFHFSSLMALSCLFFTFPCSWLALNVSWAFPIICGHLLIPTILYLFLTSFTDTGILHKGIEEELENQANTLGSLHQHWCNKCQLYCLPHTFHCSWCNTCVEEFDHHCMWVNNCIGCHNVRFFLLFTFFLTSYDLAVLVSCLTYLALNAQQAFGTEKICTVLLTLPTAFCLVPLLVLLSRQIVTIVAAQESSKFKPLPTLSHDSSRLGLEVHAFQIFLWSPPRPPPRFAAGGSRTFQIKK; encoded by the exons ATGGCGCCCAGCGGAGATGGGGCCCCCTCTCTCTTCTCAGGACTCTTTGCCTCTTTCCACTTCAGCTCCCTTATGGCGCTGAGCTGCCTCTTTTTCACTTTCCC CTGCAGTTGGCTGGCCCTGAATGTCTCCTGGGCCTTTCCCATCATCTGTGGCCACCTCCTTATCCCGACCATTCTTTACTTGTTCCTCACCAGTTTCACCGACACAGGAATTCTGCACAAAG GCATCGAAGAAGAGCTCGAGAACCAGGCCAACACCCTAGGGAGCCTGCACCAACACTGGTGCAACAAATGCCAGCTGTACTGCTTGCCACACACTTTCCACTGTTCCTGGTGCAACACTTGTGTGGAG GAATTCGACCATCACTGCATGTGGGTGAACAACTGTATCGGCTGCCACAACGTCCGATTCTTCCTGCTCTTCACCTTCTTCCTGACCAGCTACGACCTGGCGGTGCTCGTCTCCTGCCTCACCTACCTGGCACTCAACGCCCAGCAGGCCTTCGGCACGGAAAAGATTTGCAC GGTGCTGCTCACCCTCCCCACGGCCTTCTGCCTCGTGCCGCTGCTCGTCCTGCTGTCCCGCCAAATTGTCACCATCGTAGCAGCTCAGGAGTCAAGCAAGTTCAAG CCTCTGCCAACGCTCAGCCACGACTCGAGCCGCCTTGGACTGGAGGTCCATGCCTTTCAGATTTTCTTGTGgtcacccccccgccccccgccccgatTCGCTGCAGGGGGCTCACGCACCTTCCAGATAAAGAAGTGA